One genomic window of Halovivax cerinus includes the following:
- a CDS encoding acyl-CoA dehydrogenase family protein, which produces MDFTLTAEQRQIRDVVAEFVDEEVVPRAAAIDREDEFPRDLVTEMGDLGLMGMPFPEEYGGAGLDYHSYAIGLEEISRGSGGLGTIVAAHTSLAGNMLYEFGTESQKERYLTPLAEGTEVGAFALSEPGAGSDVPAMETTAEPVGDGADDADAEPDAYRLNGGKLWISNGSVAETITVFAKTDPEAGNRGISSFVVRADEDEGFHVEGTEDKLGDKGCPTAELRFDDLEIPADRRLGDEGDGFVQALKTLNGGRITIAARGVGIARAAFDEAREYATEREQFGQPIGEFQAIKHKLADMDTKIQAATLLMHRAADDKIRGEDYIKSAAQAKLYASEVSREVANEGIQIHGGYGYTKDFPAERFYRDAKLNEIYEGTSEVLRNTIGDRLLG; this is translated from the coding sequence ATGGATTTCACGCTGACGGCCGAACAACGCCAGATTCGGGACGTGGTCGCCGAGTTCGTGGACGAGGAGGTCGTCCCGCGGGCGGCAGCGATCGACCGCGAGGACGAGTTCCCCCGTGACCTCGTCACGGAGATGGGCGACCTCGGGTTGATGGGGATGCCGTTCCCCGAGGAGTACGGCGGTGCCGGCCTCGACTATCACTCCTACGCCATCGGTCTGGAGGAGATCTCCCGCGGGTCCGGCGGGCTCGGTACCATCGTCGCCGCGCACACGTCACTCGCGGGCAACATGCTCTACGAGTTTGGCACCGAATCCCAGAAGGAACGCTATCTGACACCGCTGGCCGAGGGCACGGAGGTGGGCGCATTCGCCCTCTCGGAGCCTGGCGCAGGAAGCGACGTGCCCGCGATGGAGACGACTGCGGAGCCGGTCGGCGACGGTGCGGACGATGCCGACGCAGAGCCCGATGCGTACCGTCTGAACGGCGGCAAACTCTGGATCTCGAACGGCTCGGTCGCCGAGACGATCACCGTCTTCGCGAAGACCGACCCGGAGGCCGGCAACCGGGGCATCTCGTCGTTCGTCGTCCGGGCGGACGAGGACGAGGGCTTCCACGTCGAGGGGACGGAGGATAAGCTCGGTGACAAGGGCTGTCCGACCGCCGAACTGCGGTTCGACGACCTCGAGATTCCGGCCGACCGCCGCCTCGGCGACGAGGGTGACGGGTTCGTCCAGGCGCTGAAAACGCTGAACGGGGGCCGTATCACGATCGCGGCTCGCGGCGTCGGCATCGCCAGGGCCGCCTTCGACGAAGCGCGCGAGTACGCGACCGAGCGCGAACAGTTCGGCCAGCCGATCGGCGAATTCCAGGCGATCAAGCACAAACTCGCGGACATGGACACCAAGATCCAGGCCGCGACGCTATTGATGCACAGGGCAGCGGACGACAAGATCCGCGGCGAGGACTACATCAAATCGGCTGCACAGGCGAAGCTCTACGCGAGTGAGGTCTCGCGCGAGGTCGCCAACGAGGGCATCCAGATCCATGGCGGGTACGGCTACACGAAGGACTTCCCTGCAGAGCGCTTCTATCGCGATGCCAAGTTAAACGAGATCTACGAGGGCACGAGTGAGGTCCTGCGGAACACGATCGGTGACCGATTGCTGGGGTGA
- a CDS encoding phytoene/squalene synthase family protein — MSTGPTDLDAETDLEWCFEAVHGVSRTFSITIDRLEEPMARQICVGYLLCRIADTIEDAGHVPPSTQTTLLTEYDRVLDPTDEYAADQFVEAVDPWLPEPAERSADWTVVAQTPRVLRAFEALDEEPREIMREPVRELVDGMAMFTDRYADEGGLRLQTLEELEEYCWYAAGTVGTLITGLLARGASRERADELRSNARSFALLLQLVNIAKDVQTDYHEENNVYLPAEWLAEEDVAPEAVTDDHNRGAVTTVIRRVVGRAEEYVDDAHRYLETVPQHRGNTLSAWAIPYLLAVGTLRELRERPEDVLQEGNVKISRAEVYALIQQFERDVSPSGLADLRLEMASKPLHE, encoded by the coding sequence ATGTCAACCGGCCCCACCGATCTCGACGCGGAGACGGACCTCGAGTGGTGTTTCGAGGCAGTACACGGCGTTTCGAGGACGTTCTCCATAACGATCGATCGGCTCGAAGAGCCGATGGCCCGCCAGATCTGCGTCGGCTACCTGCTATGTCGGATCGCCGATACGATCGAAGACGCCGGTCACGTTCCCCCGTCCACGCAGACCACACTCCTCACCGAGTACGACAGGGTCCTGGATCCGACCGACGAGTACGCGGCCGACCAGTTCGTCGAAGCGGTCGATCCCTGGCTCCCGGAACCCGCCGAACGGTCGGCTGACTGGACCGTCGTGGCCCAGACACCCCGCGTCCTGCGTGCGTTCGAGGCCTTGGACGAGGAACCTCGTGAGATCATGCGCGAACCGGTCCGGGAACTCGTCGACGGCATGGCGATGTTCACTGACCGCTACGCGGACGAAGGTGGGCTTCGTCTCCAGACGCTAGAGGAACTCGAAGAGTACTGCTGGTACGCGGCCGGAACAGTCGGTACGCTCATCACAGGGCTCCTCGCCCGCGGCGCCTCCCGGGAACGTGCGGACGAACTCAGGAGTAACGCGCGATCGTTCGCCCTGCTGTTACAGCTCGTGAACATCGCGAAGGACGTCCAGACGGACTACCACGAGGAGAACAACGTCTACCTCCCTGCGGAGTGGCTCGCCGAAGAGGACGTCGCGCCGGAGGCCGTCACCGACGACCACAATCGCGGGGCCGTCACCACCGTAATCAGGCGTGTGGTCGGTCGCGCCGAGGAGTACGTAGACGACGCCCACCGATATTTAGAGACCGTCCCACAACACCGAGGGAACACGCTCTCCGCGTGGGCGATTCCCTACCTGCTCGCCGTCGGGACGCTCAGAGAGTTGCGAGAACGTCCCGAGGACGTCCTTCAGGAGGGTAACGTCAAGATCTCGCGCGCCGAGGTGTACGCCCTCATCCAGCAGTTCGAACGGGACGTCTCTCCGTCCGGCCTGGCAGATCTTCGCCTCGAGATGGCCAGTAAACCGCTCCACGAGTAG
- a CDS encoding 3-hydroxyacyl-CoA dehydrogenase family protein has product MVRDDIDRIGVVGAGTMGSGIAQVAATTGYDVVMRDVEDAYVESGFETIDDSLARLAERDALSDEPSTIRDRIAGTTGLGDLAGCDVVIEAAIEKLEVKRDIFADLESTCDEDVMLATNTSTLSITSIAGDLERPERVVGLHFMNPVPIMEGVEVVVGEKTAGAAVDLAHELAADLGKTTWESDDKPGFVTNRILMPWINEGIRAFDEGVASKADIDAGMELGTNVPMGPLTLADHIGLDICLHASETLYEELGDRYKPAYLLKRKVEAGELGKKSGSGFYEYD; this is encoded by the coding sequence ATGGTTCGAGACGATATCGATCGGATCGGGGTAGTCGGCGCGGGGACGATGGGCAGTGGCATCGCCCAGGTCGCGGCGACGACCGGGTACGACGTCGTGATGCGCGACGTCGAGGACGCGTACGTCGAAAGCGGATTCGAGACGATCGACGACTCGCTCGCCCGGCTCGCCGAGCGGGACGCGCTGTCCGACGAGCCGTCGACGATCCGGGACCGGATCGCTGGGACGACGGGTCTGGGCGATCTGGCGGGCTGCGACGTCGTGATCGAGGCGGCCATAGAGAAGCTCGAGGTCAAACGCGACATCTTCGCCGACCTCGAGTCGACGTGCGACGAGGACGTGATGCTCGCGACGAACACGAGCACACTGTCGATCACCTCGATCGCGGGCGACCTGGAGCGACCGGAACGCGTCGTCGGCCTGCACTTCATGAACCCCGTTCCGATCATGGAGGGCGTGGAGGTCGTCGTCGGTGAGAAGACCGCTGGGGCGGCCGTCGACCTCGCACACGAATTGGCCGCGGACCTCGGGAAGACCACCTGGGAGTCCGACGACAAACCGGGCTTCGTGACGAATCGCATCCTCATGCCCTGGATCAACGAGGGTATCCGCGCTTTCGACGAGGGCGTCGCCTCGAAGGCCGACATCGACGCGGGCATGGAACTCGGGACGAACGTGCCGATGGGCCCGCTCACCCTCGCCGATCACATCGGCCTCGACATCTGCCTGCACGCCTCAGAGACGCTGTACGAGGAACTGGGCGACCGCTACAAACCGGCGTACCTCCTGAAACGAAAGGTCGAGGCCGGCGAACTCGGAAAGAAGTCGGGATCCGGATTCTACGAGTACGACTGA
- a CDS encoding SAM hydrolase/SAM-dependent halogenase family protein: MITLASDFGSPYPAAMKGVIRTRSDAELIDVAHDFPRQDVRTAAFWLREVLPYFPPATHLVVVDPGVGTDRAALVVRARDHLLVGPDNGVLLPAARRLAGESTVEPYRWRYDDPGSATFHGRDVFAPAAAAVHDAGIDTFRALDPVTSIDSTVDCRFPTAEVRTDHAEGEVLVVDDFGNVVTNVPGDVLDGAGTVAVDGERIPIVASYAHVDTGERVVTVGSHGNVELAVNRGRGDEAFEVAPGDPVTIGWH, from the coding sequence ATGATCACACTCGCGTCGGACTTCGGCTCCCCGTATCCCGCAGCGATGAAGGGCGTGATTCGAACACGTTCGGATGCGGAACTGATCGACGTCGCCCACGACTTTCCGCGACAGGACGTCCGTACCGCGGCGTTCTGGCTGCGCGAAGTGTTGCCGTACTTCCCGCCGGCGACGCACCTCGTGGTCGTCGACCCTGGCGTCGGCACCGACCGCGCCGCGCTGGTGGTCCGCGCGAGGGATCACCTCCTCGTCGGCCCGGACAACGGCGTCCTTCTGCCGGCTGCCCGGCGCCTCGCGGGAGAGTCGACGGTCGAACCCTACCGATGGCGCTACGATGATCCCGGCAGCGCGACCTTCCACGGGAGAGACGTCTTCGCGCCGGCTGCGGCCGCCGTTCACGACGCCGGTATCGATACATTTCGCGCCCTCGATCCCGTGACGTCGATCGATTCGACCGTCGACTGCCGGTTCCCGACCGCCGAGGTCCGTACCGACCACGCCGAAGGCGAGGTCCTGGTCGTCGACGACTTCGGCAACGTCGTCACCAACGTCCCGGGCGACGTGCTCGACGGAGCAGGCACCGTCGCCGTCGACGGCGAGCGAATCCCGATCGTCGCGTCCTACGCGCACGTAGATACGGGCGAACGGGTGGTCACCGTCGGAAGCCACGGGAACGTCGAACTGGCAGTCAACCGTGGGCGCGGCGACGAGGCGTTCGAGGTCGCCCCCGGCGACCCGGTCACGATCGGGTGGCACTGA
- the thsA gene encoding thermosome subunit alpha: MFILSEDSQRTEGRDAQSSNIMAGKAVAESVQSTLGPRGMDKMLVDSGGEVVITNDGATILEEMDIEHPAAQMIVEVSETQEDEVGDGTTTAAVIAGNLLAEAEDLIEQDVHATTIVEGYHEAARIALEAIDDQVLDAELDEELLRQVAKSSMTGKGTGGLTPAELAETVVSAIDHVSDGDDVHRDDVSIYTQVGASSSATELVEGIVLDEEPASETMPSAVEDAEIAILDVALEINTGEIDAEYSIDSIDQLNAALDAEESELRGYAEAIVDSGVDVVFNTDDVDDRVASYLANEDVLVFEGIGSSDARKIASATGASRVGALEDLSDEDFGHADRIRTDTFGDDDLAFVEGGAAAEAVTVFVRGGTDHIVDELERAVEDALDVVSTARASGEVVPGAGASEIAIADRIRSEAAGIEGRSQLAVTAFADAIDVVPRTLASNTGRDPIDTLVDLRAEHESEGRAGLVTDGETVTIGDPVDHGVLDPADVKREAIESAAEAATMIVRIDDVIAAE, encoded by the coding sequence ATGTTCATCTTAAGCGAGGACAGTCAGCGAACGGAGGGCCGGGACGCCCAGTCGTCGAACATCATGGCCGGCAAGGCGGTCGCCGAGTCGGTACAGTCGACACTTGGGCCCCGCGGCATGGACAAGATGCTGGTCGACTCGGGTGGCGAGGTCGTCATCACGAACGACGGCGCCACCATCCTAGAGGAGATGGACATCGAACACCCCGCGGCCCAGATGATCGTCGAGGTCTCGGAGACTCAGGAGGACGAGGTCGGCGACGGGACGACCACGGCCGCCGTCATCGCGGGGAACCTCCTGGCCGAGGCCGAGGATCTGATCGAACAGGACGTCCACGCGACGACCATCGTCGAAGGCTACCACGAAGCGGCTCGTATCGCCCTCGAGGCCATCGACGACCAGGTACTGGACGCCGAACTGGACGAGGAGCTGCTCCGTCAGGTCGCCAAATCCAGTATGACCGGCAAGGGCACCGGCGGTCTCACACCCGCCGAACTCGCCGAGACGGTGGTCTCCGCTATCGACCACGTCAGTGACGGTGACGACGTCCATCGGGACGACGTTTCGATCTACACGCAGGTCGGCGCCTCTTCGAGCGCGACGGAACTCGTCGAGGGAATCGTCCTCGACGAGGAGCCGGCCTCGGAGACGATGCCGTCGGCCGTCGAGGACGCCGAGATCGCGATCCTCGACGTCGCGCTGGAGATCAACACCGGCGAGATCGACGCCGAGTACTCGATCGATTCCATCGACCAGCTCAACGCGGCGCTGGATGCCGAAGAGAGCGAACTGCGAGGCTACGCGGAGGCTATCGTCGACTCCGGCGTCGACGTCGTCTTCAACACCGACGACGTCGACGACCGCGTCGCCTCCTACCTCGCGAACGAGGACGTCCTCGTCTTCGAGGGTATCGGCAGTTCCGACGCCCGGAAGATCGCCTCGGCGACTGGCGCGAGTCGTGTCGGCGCCCTGGAGGATCTCTCGGACGAGGACTTCGGACACGCCGACCGCATCCGCACCGATACCTTCGGCGACGACGACCTCGCGTTCGTCGAGGGCGGTGCAGCCGCCGAGGCCGTCACGGTCTTCGTCCGCGGCGGTACCGACCACATCGTCGACGAACTCGAACGTGCCGTCGAAGACGCGCTCGACGTCGTCTCGACAGCCCGCGCGTCCGGCGAAGTCGTCCCGGGTGCCGGTGCGAGCGAGATCGCGATCGCCGACCGTATCCGCTCGGAAGCGGCCGGCATCGAGGGCCGCAGCCAGCTCGCCGTCACCGCGTTCGCCGACGCGATCGACGTCGTCCCGCGGACGCTCGCCTCGAACACCGGTCGCGACCCGATCGACACGCTCGTCGATCTGCGCGCCGAACACGAATCCGAGGGCCGTGCGGGGCTGGTTACCGACGGCGAGACCGTCACGATCGGCGACCCGGTCGACCACGGTGTCCTGGATCCCGCAGACGTCAAGCGTGAAGCGATCGAGAGCGCGGCCGAGGCCGCGACCATGATCGTTCGCATCGACGACGTCATCGCCGCCGAGTAA
- a CDS encoding amidohydrolase family protein, with protein MQLEHGFRVVDVNVRLTPERHPAVRDRGRPVTPERLEREMHQAGIVRAVVSPDPQPETSYVQANNGVARLSVERPFVAFARINGRRTIGDDPRSRLRNAVSRREGYHTEPGDIEQYAYDDRFHGFTLDPGVDGLPDEAVLEELESVGLPVVVAGGTDAPPSALAESVLDRAFPVIVGHFGGHPLQRSLMDEMIDMLDTYDDCYVDTSLVRYRDQLERALREHPDRVLFGSGTPVSHPNVAVMEILTLDVSADRLARAFSKNAARVVEALDTPSSR; from the coding sequence ATGCAGTTGGAGCACGGGTTCCGGGTCGTCGACGTCAACGTTCGGTTGACGCCAGAGCGCCACCCCGCCGTCCGCGATCGCGGCAGACCCGTCACCCCCGAACGCCTCGAACGTGAGATGCACCAGGCCGGAATCGTCAGGGCCGTCGTCAGTCCGGACCCGCAACCGGAGACGAGTTACGTCCAGGCGAACAACGGCGTCGCACGATTGAGCGTCGAGCGTCCGTTCGTCGCGTTCGCACGTATCAACGGTCGACGAACTATCGGCGACGATCCACGAAGTCGGTTGCGTAACGCGGTCAGTCGGCGCGAGGGCTATCACACGGAACCGGGTGACATCGAACAGTACGCCTACGACGACCGGTTTCACGGGTTCACCCTGGACCCGGGCGTCGACGGTCTGCCCGACGAAGCCGTCCTCGAAGAACTGGAATCGGTTGGGCTACCGGTCGTCGTCGCCGGCGGTACCGACGCGCCACCGTCCGCGCTCGCGGAGAGCGTACTCGATCGCGCGTTCCCGGTCATCGTCGGTCACTTCGGCGGACATCCGCTCCAGCGATCGCTCATGGACGAGATGATCGACATGCTGGACACGTACGACGACTGTTACGTCGACACGAGCCTGGTCCGCTACCGAGATCAGCTCGAACGGGCCCTCCGCGAACACCCCGACCGCGTCCTCTTCGGGAGCGGGACACCGGTGAGCCACCCGAACGTCGCCGTCATGGAGATTCTGACGCTCGACGTCTCTGCCGACAGACTCGCTCGAGCGTTCTCGAAGAACGCCGCCCGCGTCGTCGAGGCACTGGACACGCCGTCGTCCCGATGA
- a CDS encoding enoyl-CoA hydratase/isomerase family protein gives MRTVGSGLAAINRSGHRADVYLSRPGKRNAMTIDLVKDLTEAFRRLDADDDIRAITLLGEGPVFSAGMDRELVERQAESTPISDDAFPQLLALIEEVRQPVVAGIEGAAPAAAFELTLSCDFRVLGRDASYGLVETKFGAFPQGGGTQRLPRLIGLSKATELVMTGEYVEPDEARTIGLVHEVCDPGDVDDCAKALADDLCEKGPLALQNAKKALNAALEMPLDRGLAYERSLGSTLVDTDDFREGFEAQLEDREPKFTGE, from the coding sequence ATGCGAACAGTGGGAAGCGGTCTCGCGGCGATCAACCGCTCCGGCCACCGGGCTGACGTCTATCTCTCGCGTCCGGGCAAACGAAACGCGATGACGATCGACCTCGTCAAGGACCTGACCGAAGCCTTCAGGCGGCTCGACGCGGACGACGACATCAGGGCGATCACGCTGCTCGGGGAGGGGCCGGTGTTCTCGGCGGGGATGGACAGGGAACTGGTCGAACGGCAGGCCGAATCGACGCCGATCAGCGACGACGCGTTTCCACAGCTGCTCGCGCTAATCGAAGAGGTCCGCCAGCCGGTCGTCGCCGGGATCGAAGGCGCAGCACCCGCCGCCGCGTTCGAACTCACGCTCTCCTGTGACTTTCGAGTTCTCGGCCGAGACGCGTCCTACGGACTCGTCGAGACGAAGTTCGGAGCGTTCCCGCAAGGGGGCGGCACACAACGCCTCCCCCGGCTCATCGGACTGTCGAAGGCGACGGAGCTGGTCATGACCGGTGAGTACGTCGAGCCCGACGAGGCCCGCACGATCGGCCTCGTTCACGAGGTCTGCGACCCAGGCGACGTCGACGACTGTGCAAAGGCGTTGGCCGACGACCTCTGTGAGAAGGGCCCGCTCGCGCTGCAGAACGCGAAGAAAGCGCTCAACGCCGCCCTCGAAATGCCGCTCGACCGCGGACTGGCGTACGAACGATCGCTCGGATCCACGCTCGTCGATACCGACGATTTCAGGGAAGGGTTCGAGGCTCAGCTGGAGGATCGCGAACCGAAGTTTACCGGCGAGTGA
- a CDS encoding glycosyltransferase family 2 protein — MKLSVVVSTLNDRERLCDSLDALTADLSGDAEVLVVNGPSTDGTTGAVRDRDDVDVLVEISERSASVSRNAGLDHADGDVVAFLADGSVVTSGWAAGIRTAIDAGADVVTGPVTGRSHPGDSNDGITVAGRSVTPVPETNVAFTVDVVETLDGFDEYLDHGSAVDCAHRIAGAGFDVTWSGDMTTRWNGDPSDEADEWGVRYRSIGYRLAKNYGLRPSVLGRTVGRAALDGFEDARCVLRGETALTRWIRNGSDVTTNALYGIRDGLRARHDEDRRRLNPNGVSSRHDRAVQVYDRR; from the coding sequence ATGAAGCTCTCGGTCGTCGTCTCGACACTCAACGACCGGGAACGACTCTGTGACTCTCTGGATGCGCTGACGGCGGACTTGTCCGGAGACGCAGAGGTACTCGTCGTCAACGGACCGTCGACGGACGGGACGACCGGCGCGGTGAGAGACCGGGACGACGTCGACGTGCTGGTTGAAATTTCTGAACGTAGCGCCAGCGTCTCCCGAAACGCCGGCCTCGATCACGCCGACGGTGACGTCGTGGCCTTCCTGGCCGACGGTTCGGTCGTCACTTCGGGATGGGCGGCTGGTATCAGGACCGCTATCGACGCCGGGGCGGACGTCGTCACCGGGCCGGTTACGGGCCGATCCCACCCAGGCGACTCGAACGATGGAATCACGGTCGCGGGTCGCTCCGTCACACCGGTACCCGAGACCAACGTCGCGTTCACGGTCGACGTGGTGGAGACGCTAGACGGTTTCGACGAGTACCTCGATCACGGCAGCGCCGTCGACTGCGCGCATCGCATCGCGGGCGCCGGGTTCGACGTCACGTGGTCCGGGGACATGACCACACGATGGAACGGCGACCCGTCTGATGAGGCCGACGAGTGGGGAGTCAGGTACCGATCGATCGGCTATCGGCTAGCGAAGAATTACGGTCTCCGTCCGTCGGTTCTGGGTCGGACTGTCGGGCGGGCAGCACTCGACGGGTTCGAAGACGCTCGCTGTGTACTCCGAGGTGAGACTGCACTGACGCGCTGGATTCGGAACGGATCCGACGTGACGACGAACGCACTCTACGGGATCCGCGACGGATTACGAGCCCGCCACGACGAGGACCGCCGCCGGTTGAATCCCAACGGCGTTTCGAGCCGACACGACCGGGCGGTACAGGTGTACGATCGGCGGTGA
- a CDS encoding class I SAM-dependent methyltransferase: MKGQEWYQADDVAAEYDDKRFSRGGQLIDFREKAAVLEALSPLADKRVLEIACGTGRFTVMLADRGADVVGLDISAAMLKQGRKKARDAGVSDNLEFLRGDAARLPFPDDHFDTVVAMRFFHLADDPHGFLREMRRVSREQIVFDTFNRYSTRSIYNWALPMGSRLYSSREVEALLEANELSLHRTTNDFLLPYGLYRITPNVLASPLRSLDRFVGGVPYADRLASVSFWDTRLDG; encoded by the coding sequence GTGAAGGGACAGGAGTGGTACCAGGCCGACGATGTCGCCGCCGAGTACGACGACAAGCGGTTTTCGCGGGGCGGCCAGTTGATCGATTTCAGGGAAAAGGCGGCCGTACTGGAAGCGCTTTCACCGCTCGCAGACAAGCGAGTCCTCGAGATCGCTTGTGGAACCGGTCGATTCACGGTGATGCTGGCCGATCGCGGTGCGGACGTCGTCGGCCTCGATATCTCGGCCGCGATGCTCAAGCAGGGGCGGAAGAAAGCCCGAGATGCTGGCGTCTCGGACAACCTCGAATTTCTTCGCGGTGACGCGGCCCGGTTACCGTTTCCGGACGATCACTTCGACACCGTCGTCGCGATGCGGTTTTTTCACCTGGCTGACGACCCCCACGGGTTCTTACGGGAGATGCGCCGCGTGAGTCGCGAACAGATCGTCTTCGATACGTTCAACCGGTACTCGACGCGGAGCATCTACAACTGGGCGCTCCCGATGGGATCGCGGCTGTACTCGTCGCGGGAGGTCGAAGCCCTCCTCGAGGCCAACGAGCTCTCCTTGCATCGGACGACGAACGATTTCCTCCTCCCGTACGGTCTCTATCGAATCACACCGAACGTCCTCGCCTCACCGCTTCGCTCGCTCGATCGATTCGTCGGCGGCGTCCCCTACGCCGACCGACTCGCATCAGTGTCGTTCTGGGATACCAGACTCGACGGGTGA
- a CDS encoding ArsR family transcriptional regulator has protein sequence MSTRPTTDRSQSTDALTRTEYRDRLRDLPPSAKLVAKVLETDQPLAQGQLVERSLLPDRTVRYALNRLDDVDLVDSRYSFEDARKQVYFRTDSTGR, from the coding sequence ATGAGCACGCGCCCAACGACCGACCGCTCGCAGTCAACCGACGCACTGACGCGGACCGAGTATCGAGACCGACTGCGCGACCTGCCCCCGAGTGCGAAGCTCGTCGCGAAAGTCCTCGAAACGGACCAGCCGCTGGCACAGGGACAACTCGTCGAACGCTCGCTGTTACCCGATCGAACGGTCCGGTACGCACTGAATCGGCTGGACGACGTAGACCTCGTCGACTCGCGGTACTCGTTCGAGGACGCGAGAAAGCAGGTGTACTTCCGCACCGATTCGACGGGCCGATAA
- a CDS encoding MBL fold metallo-hydrolase has product MDVVRRAIPTETSAPDGTTNAYVLGRDPALLIDPAGCPEDLDELVERHGVEHIAVTHAHPDHVGAVARYAAHIDRPVTCWAATGHEDRFEDATGVAPDATFTDGDRLSLGGGTVRIVALPGHAPDHVGFAVTDDGPAFCGDCVVRDGSVVVGGDGANMRDYLHSLDRLAALDPPTMLPGHGPPIEDPLAAVDRLRSHRERRERRVKDAVDRGAETPDEILAVAYEKDLADVRALARDTVIAHLEKLDADGELSWDGARATPT; this is encoded by the coding sequence ATGGACGTCGTCCGGAGAGCGATCCCCACGGAAACGAGTGCTCCGGACGGAACGACTAACGCGTACGTTCTCGGTCGCGATCCCGCCCTCCTGATCGACCCTGCCGGGTGCCCCGAAGACCTGGACGAACTGGTCGAGCGACACGGCGTCGAACACATCGCCGTGACGCACGCGCATCCAGATCACGTCGGCGCAGTCGCCCGGTACGCAGCGCACATCGATCGACCGGTCACCTGCTGGGCTGCAACCGGACACGAAGACCGGTTCGAAGACGCGACGGGCGTCGCACCCGACGCGACGTTCACCGACGGCGACAGACTGTCACTCGGCGGTGGGACCGTCCGCATCGTGGCACTACCCGGTCACGCGCCGGACCACGTCGGGTTCGCCGTCACCGACGACGGACCCGCTTTCTGCGGAGACTGCGTCGTTCGCGACGGGAGCGTCGTCGTCGGCGGCGACGGCGCGAACATGCGCGACTACTTGCACTCGCTCGACCGGCTCGCAGCGCTGGACCCGCCGACGATGCTCCCGGGACACGGGCCGCCGATCGAAGATCCCCTCGCCGCCGTCGATCGACTGCGGAGTCACCGTGAACGACGCGAACGACGGGTCAAAGACGCCGTCGACCGCGGTGCCGAGACGCCCGACGAGATACTCGCAGTGGCCTACGAGAAGGACCTGGCGGATGTCAGGGCGCTCGCCCGTGACACAGTGATCGCACACCTCGAAAAACTCGACGCGGACGGCGAACTCTCCTGGGATGGGGCGCGGGCGACCCCAACGTAG
- a CDS encoding YkgJ family cysteine cluster protein: protein MAVDDLADAIQSIGFDCTHCGACCRAEPGVSTDGESGVADESVDAGDDRTTNDETIEPHTATVFPDEIRTLRDRLERSDDDVAWRDVARPTPFGLESDSDGSQTGETFEWALQTDACGDCTFYDPDGESGGCTVHEDRPLICRTYPFSVALDGTSQPLGDPVDDEGIVRAHECEGLGRPIARSDAESMAATLKRRAIRELEEAIAVIDSYEPIDRDVDGPIVHDSDGPKHSDGRPLER from the coding sequence CTGGCCGTCGACGACCTCGCCGACGCGATCCAGTCCATCGGATTCGACTGTACGCACTGTGGTGCCTGCTGTCGTGCCGAACCGGGTGTTTCGACGGACGGCGAGTCAGGGGTCGCCGACGAGTCGGTGGACGCTGGAGACGACCGCACTACGAACGACGAAACCATCGAGCCGCACACGGCCACCGTCTTTCCGGACGAAATTCGTACGCTTCGAGATCGGCTCGAGCGATCCGACGACGACGTGGCGTGGCGAGACGTCGCGCGCCCGACCCCGTTCGGCCTCGAGAGTGACTCTGACGGGTCACAGACGGGAGAGACGTTCGAGTGGGCGCTCCAGACCGACGCCTGCGGAGACTGCACGTTCTACGACCCCGACGGCGAATCCGGCGGGTGCACCGTCCACGAGGACCGACCGCTCATCTGTCGCACCTACCCGTTCAGCGTCGCGCTCGACGGGACGAGCCAGCCACTCGGCGACCCGGTCGACGATGAGGGCATCGTCCGGGCGCACGAGTGTGAGGGGCTCGGGCGACCGATAGCCCGTTCGGACGCCGAATCCATGGCCGCGACGCTCAAGCGGCGGGCAATCCGAGAACTCGAGGAGGCAATCGCCGTGATCGACAGCTACGAACCCATCGATCGAGACGTCGACGGACCGATCGTTCACGATTCAGACGGCCCGAAGCATTCTGATGGACGCCCGTTAGAACGCTGA